Part of the Etheostoma cragini isolate CJK2018 chromosome 8, CSU_Ecrag_1.0, whole genome shotgun sequence genome, acagaaaacacacttaatgaaagagacacacacacagagaaaacacacttaTTGAGACACAGAAAAACCCTTaatgagagagacacacacacagagaaaacttaatgacacacacacagagaaaacacttaatgacacacacacacacacacacacacacacacacacacacacaaagtgagagaaaacacactttaatgtGTGTCACACATAAagagatacacaaacacatgtattaGCAGCTACATTAGTTTCATTAGCTAAACACCGCTAAGGCCAAACAGTGTGCTAGCGGCGATAGCTGTTGTTAGCTTGTGTGCTAATCACATACCGTATAACAGAcgttaaatacaataaatattaaGTAAAGAACGCGGAGGGAGAAGCGCTGCACCGGGCGCATCTCTTACCGAGGTCTAAGGTAACTTCTCTAAACCTGGGCAGAGTTTCTCTCTCGAAACCGCATATCTCTATGAAGCTGCGCTCCAACACCGCCGCCATCTTCTCCGTCTTCTCCTTGCTGCATGGGCTGTGACGTCATGAGAAGGCCGCGCGCTGCCTGTTCGAACATTTAAAGAGACAGGACGCGCATTTTTCCTGCCAGCAGCAACAAGGCAGATCAGACGATAGACTGTTTATTATCGTGTGTATTGGACGTATGGACGTCCAAtaatacacagtctatggttcatggactgtatattaatggacatcTCATGCCTGGCTAACCCTAACCTCATAATACACACTACATAATTTACACAGTATAATATACAGTACGCAGTATGATACACACTTTATaatatacacaatataatatacagtacacagtatattatacacaatataacacacacaatgtaatatacacagtataatttttaatatatatacatttggAGAAAACACTATTGGTAAAAAGAACtgacgaaaatgtcaaaaggctcaaaacaacaaacgttgaaaaagtgaaaaaataattgaGGGAAAGACACAAGAGGGACAAAAAAGACGATGATACGTTGAtaaaagacttttattttgaaatttagactcagaaaaactaaatttgcaGTTCGGCGGGAAACAACACAAAGGATAagacagatagatatatattgtttattattattatacatctAGATATCTGTTTATCATTAACTTCCTAGTATTAACAAACCTAGTTAAAGATTGTTAATTACTTAATTTACATCattaatgaattattaaaacatcaactgtgtgcgtctgtgtgtgagtgtgtatgtgtgtgtatatgtgtgtgtgcgcatgtatgtgtgtgtgtgtgtgtgagtgagtgagtgtgtgtgtgtatatatgtgtgtgtgtgtgtgtatgcgagTGTGNNNNNNNNNNNNNNNNNNNNNNNNNNNNNNNNNNNNNNNNNNNNNNNNNNNNNNNNNNNNNNNNNNNNNNNNNNNNNNNNNNNNNNNNNNNNNNNNNNNNGTATTTGTACGTACATGCTGCCTTCAGGGttctgtgtatatatgtgtgtatttgtacgtACATGCTGCCTTCAGGGTTTTGTGTGAGCGCTTCGTAAGCTTCAGCGTTGTGTCCCAGGTCCAGGTGATGTTTGAAGATCCGAGTCCACAGAGCCGCCTGAAAACAAACAcgttatatataataattatacattatgaattactgtatattgtaattATACAatgattatatataataattattatgttattaataGTGTCCCTGTGGTAACCTGGCCGctgggttagggttatataTCCATCCCCCTATAGGATTATGAGGaccaccatactaatactgtgtttgaccccctttctccttccttttcACTCCATTCTCTGTAAAgcctagagatggttgtgggtgtaaatcccagtaactgagccaaccggcccgtctggcaccaactaccatgccacgctcaaaatgtCTTAAATCCCCTTTCTGTCCCATTCATTCAGTTTGGAGTCCgggagatggtctggaccaggtcagggGATGGTCTGGACCGGGTCAGGAcatggtctggaccaggaccacacccctaaatgcattgaagcaactaccatgtgattggttgattagataattgcattaatgagaaattgaacaggtgttcctaataatcctctAGGTGAGTGtataacataatgtaaaatacCGGGGTACCTGACTGCCGGGGTCTCCAGACGTCTCCGTTATCGCCAGAGACGACAACTGTACAACAAGTTCAGGGAGACCCACATCCTCCAGGAGACGcagcacctacacacacacacacacacacacacacacacacacacacacacacacacacagagaaacagttaTGTAATACCTTGCTGTTGTACTGTAATATATGCTGTAGTACTGTACTACCCAGATGCAGTACTGTACTACCCCGTTGTAGTACTGTAATACCCTGTTGTAGTCCTGTATTACCTTGTTGTAGTACTGTAGTCTGGGCGTGGCGGTGGCGTCTTCGTCCTCGCTGCCCGTCAGTCTCAACAGGAAGTCCTCCTTCTCCACCTCGGTTGCTGCTTCCTGGAAACACTGCAGAGCCTGCAGATGAAaccaccacagaagaagaaaaggggtGTAAAAAGATTAAAGTGGCGATGCATTCAGGtgccttgttgttgttgtgactgACCTTCTGTCCCTCCCCGTTGGCAAGGTAACACTGACCCAGCATGAAGCGACACGAGCCGGTGTTCACCTGACACCACGGACCAATCAGACGCACGTACTCCTGCATGGGGGGGGGAACAGTGTGCATGAGCTCTCCTCCAATCAGAGGAGGCCCCGCCTCCAATCAGACAAGATAGAGGTAATGAGGGTGAAACCCACCTGCAGCTGTGTGTACTGGCAGTTGGCCATCAGACACTCAGGGAACTGGAAACCATGGTTACTGGGCCAACTGACACCTCGGTTAAGACTCAACCATGGcaggacaggaagtcagacacagtgtgtgtgtgtgtgtgtgtgtgtgtgtgtgtgtgtgtgtctgtgttaaagGATACAGCAGCTGAGCGAGCAGCTGGACCACGGTGGAGATGCTGTGAGtccacagcagcagagagatgCCGTCCTGCTGCTGGCTGAACATCTGGGAGACGATCAGCTTCCTGCCCACAGTCTGATAGAAGAGCTCCACCACGGTCTGAGGACTCAGCActgggagacagacaggtcagagagagagacagagagacagacagagagacaggtgagagagagagagagacaggtgagagagagagagagagcgagagagagacacacaggtgagagagagagagagagagagagacaggtgagagagcgagagagagacaggtgtgagagagagagcgagagagcgagcgagacacaggtgagagagagagacaggtgagagagaggtgcgagagagagaagaagagtctGACCTGTTGATCTGTTGCTCGACGGAGTTGGAGCGTCTGACAGCTGCAGCACGGTCAGGTGCTGCAGGTTGGCGTCTCTGAGGAGTTCAAAGGTCAGAAACATTAGGGTCTCTgaggaggtcaaaggtcaaacatTAGGTTAGGGCAGGGGTGACCACACTTTTTCAGCTTGcgagctacttttaaaatgaccaagTCAAAATGATCTACCtactataaaaatgcaaaaaacatacatttattaataaatatattgaaaatgaTATGTGCAATATAACTTGGTGTAACTTGCATAACAGCATTAACCCTAATGCACAAtacaactgtacatttttttgtcatcgCCTCACTCTGACGACTTGCCCTGAAAGGAATCAGCCAGGGATGCATAGTCCGGACAGTAGCTGCTGATAGCCAGCCTCAAGCACATTTCCAAATGATCAGTCATGTTAGAACGGTATTTGGACTTAATAATCTTCATGTGGGAAAAGGCTGACTCACATAAATAAGTGAAACCAAACAATGCGGTCAAGGAGGTAGCACATTTTCTCATGTTGGGGTACTTTTCCTCTGTCAGCAAGTTCCAAAACTGTCCATGAGCCCTAGACTTGAGCTCAATGTCAGCTTGCAGTGTCAGGATCTCATCCTCCACTCCAGACGAGTTCAGATGAAAAAGTGTTGCAATTTTTGATGCAAGTAAATCAACCTCAGCATCTTCCCGAAAAGGGTAGCATATGAATGTAGCGACTGGCTCCAATAATGCAAAGTCTTGAAACCGTTTGTTAAAGTCTGACAGACAGTTTTCAATCTGCTCTGTGTAGTGTCCACTGTCAAGTTGAGCACATGCCTTCCCTTGTGTCTCCAGTTCTGACATGAGGTTCTGAAAGTTTGCCAAATCATGGCGCTGCAGCTTTGCGCACGGATGTTGCATTTTTCGTTTGAACGCATCGACTGAGCTGATCATATTGAccactgttttgtcttttccttgcaGTTCAACATTAAGGTCATTCAACATGTTGGTCAGATCGGTTAAAAATGCTAAGTCTAGTAGCCACTGATCGTCATTTAGCTGGTTGTATTCAGCATTTTTAGATACAAACAAAAACTCTTTAATCTCTGGACAGAGCTCTCGAAATCTTTGCAAGAATTTCCCTCAACTAAGCCATCTTACGTCAGTGTGTAGCAACAATTCAGTGTGGTCACAATCCGCCTTCTCCAGATGCACACGGAACAGCGGTCTTTGAAGAGATCTGGCGCGAATAGAACAGGCAATTTTCGTTGCCACATCCATTATCGCTTTCATGTTGAGCATTTTTGTGCATAACGCTTGTTGGTGTATTATCCAATGGTAATTGAGGAAGTCGGGGAAGGCATCATCCTCCCTGCATTTGGCAATAAATCCATACGAGCGGCCAACCATAGCGGCCGCACCGTCCGTGGTAATGGACACCAATTTGCACACTGGAAGCTGAGTTTTCTCGATAAAGTTTTTGAAAGACTGAAAAATGTCCTCTCCCCGCGTGTGTTCTTTCACAGGCAGTACTGTTAACAGCTCCTCTTTTGCAGTCATATCGGTAAACACCATACGAATAAAAATGCACAACTGGGCTGTGTCACTCACGTCTGTAGACTCGTCTAACTGCAGTGAGAAACACTCGCAGTCTGCGATATCCCTCCTAAGCTTCTCGGTCACATCCTCGGCCATGGCTTCACAGCGCCGTGTAACTGTACTTCTTGACAGCTGGAGAGATTTGATTGAAGATACTatgtcaggtttgtttttaaagtcttgAAACTACGAATCAGCCGCTTCAATAAATGCCTCTTTAATCATCTCTCCGTCTTGGAAGGATTTcttgtgttttacgatgatgtGACTAACCCGGAATGATGCTTCGGTGGCGGTCTTTGCTTTCGTGGTAAGCTGTGAGAAAAAGGCCTGCTGTCCAGACAGCTGGGATTTTAGTTCTTCCACCTTTCTCCTTCTCAGTTCACTTTTCGGAGGGAAGTCAGTGTCGTAGCTTTTATGAACAGTCCGAAAATGCCGCTCCACATTTCCCTTCTTCTGAATAGCAATGGTAGATTTGCAGATGAGGCAAATGCACTTTGAATAggacattgtgaaaaaaaagtcctcTTCCCATTCTGTATGGAAGTGGTAagtttttggctttttattttgcCCAGCTCCCCCACTCATTTTTATAccgttttttttagattattagaAATAACTTAGCTAGGCTAACTCGGCAACTCGCTTGCTTGCTGGAATTTTGCCGCTGCTGCATGGACATGCGTGCTGAGTGCTGACCCATGAAAAAAATCAGACGTTAAACAGGTTGTCCTGTATGTCAATCAAGTGACAAATGTCACAGTAAGGATGGATGATTGGCTGACGAAAATATCAGACGTTAGACCGGTTGTCCTTTATGTCAATCAAGTGACAAATAGAATATTGGCATTGTGAAGATGGATGATAGGctgacatctttatttttttatgccatGCAATCTACCCCCACCGCCTTGGCGATCGACCGGTAGATCGTGATCGACCTAATGAGCACCCCTGGGTTAGGGTCTGAAGAGGTCAAACATTAGGGTCTCTgaggaggtcaaaggtcagtcaTTACGTTAGGGTCTGAAGAGGTCAAACATTAGGGTCTCTgaggaggtcaaaggtcaaacatTAGGTTAGGGTCTGAAGAGGTCAAACATTAGGGTCTCTgaggaggtcaaaggtcaaacatTAGGTTAGGTCACTGGAAACCCTGCACCTGTTGTGTGTAgtagttgtgtgttgtgtactCACATGATGTCCACGGGGACGGAGGACGCGAGACTCTGGCTgatgtgtgttgtgtagttgttATGTACTCACATGATGTCCACGGGGACGGAGGACGCAAGACTCTGGCTGATGTGTTGTGTAGTTGTAGTGTGTTGTGTACTTACATGATGTCCACGGGNNNNNNNNNNNNNNNNNNNNNNNNNNNNNNNNNNNNNNNNNNNNNNNNNNNNNNNNNNNNNNNNNNNNNNNNNNNNNNNNNNNNNNNNNNNNNNNNNNNNCCTTgatgttctctcaatgagcttcatgaggtagtccctgaaatggtgtgtgtgttcttgtttgtgGGTTTCAGTACGAGCGTCCAGGAGCGTCTCCAAAGAGGAACTCAGACGGAGAGTTTTCTTCTGAACCAGGTGACACACACTACTACAcaagctttgtgtgtgtgtgtgtctctgtgtttgctaATGCTGATAGCTTCCTGTGTGTGTCGCCCTGCAGTGAAGCGTCAGGTGGACATCCTGGAACTTAAGGACCTGGAGAAGGAGTACATCCTGTCCCGCAGCCGCCTCACGCTCGCCCAGCACCACCCGCCGTCTGCCGCCATCGCCGGTACGCCCTCATCCTTCACCCTCATCCTTCACCCTCATCCTCCACTCTCATCATGACTATGCTCGTTGTTGTTATAGGGCTGCACGGTATTAGGACAATATGggataactgtgtgtgtgtgtgtgtgtgtgtgtgtgtgtgtaggtagtGCGTCCCCGGTGGAGATGGTGTCCCTATTGGTCCAAACTGGACTGTTTGACTCAgctctgtcagtctgtcagacCTTCGACCTGAGCCTGACTCCAGTCTTCGAGGGACTCACCTTCAAGTAGGTTTTACCCCCCCAGGAGATCAGATAtgatgcagctttaaggagtccccccccGCTGaaggtctgtgtgtttgttcgtTCGTTCAGGTGCATTAAGCTCCAGTTCGGGGGGGAGGAGACTCAGAATGAAGCCTGGAGCTGGTTGGCTGCCAATCAGCTGTCGTCTGTCGTCAACACCAAGGAGTCCAGGTGGGctctttattattaataatatagtgtttttattatttatttcattattatccatccatcttcatccgctcaTCCTGTATTGGGTCTccggggcagcagctccagcaggggaccccaaacttccctttcccgagccacatcaaccagctccgactgggggatcccgaggcgttcccaggccaggtctGAGATATAACCCCTTCgaacctagtcctgggtcttccccgaggcctcctcccagctggacgtgcatggaccacctccctagggagacccccaggaggcatccttaccagatgctagaaccacctcaactggctccttttgatgcgaaggagcagcggctctactccgagctcctctcggatgactgagcttctcaccctatctctaagggagacgccagcccccctcctgaggaaaccaaTTTGggccacttgtaccctggatctggttctttgggtcctgacccagccttcatgaccataggtgagggtaggaacaaaaattgcccggtagatcgagagctttgccttctggctcagctcccttttcgtcacaacggtgcgataaacggaatgtaataccgcaccagctgctccgattctccgaccaatctcacgctccatggtcccctcactcgcgaacaagaccccaaggtacttaaactccttcacttggggtaaggactcaccccctacctgaagaaagcactccatcggtttcctgctgagaaccatggtctcagattttgaggtgctgatcctcatcccagccgcttcacactcggctgcgaaccctTCCAGtaagtgctgaaggtcacagaccgatgatgtcgtcaggaccacatcatctgctaAGAGCAGCGATGACATCCCGCCCccaatatcctgtccataaatattacaaaccgTATTGGTGACAAAACCGGTCATACACCTtgtccagatccacaaaacacatgtagactggttgggcatactcccaggccccctccaagctccttgcgagagtaaagatctgatccgttgttctacgaccaggacggaatgttgaagaggcgtgtccaCCAAGACATCCCCTCCACACCCGGAGCTTTCAGCAtatctggacggatctcatcaatcaccagggctttgccgctgtagagttgtttgactacctcagtgacctccaccagggaatCTGATCCCCCATCaacctccagctctgcctccaccacagagggcgtgtcagctggatttaggagttcctcaaagtgctccttccaccgctctattacctccccagctGAGGTCAACAGCGTCCAagggcccgtcggtaccttgcaactgcctccggagtcctccctGGGCAACTCTGGAGTTGGACAGAGTCCAACctctatccaggagtatgggtCCAGAACcaagactgtgcgtagaggtaagccccaccagatctaactggtagcgttCCACCTCCCGCCAAAGTTCCAGCTCCGTCCCCCACAGAGAAGAGACAGTCCACATCCCCAGACCCAGCCTCTGCCCCCGGGTCTAGCCAGGGAGAcccctgaccttcgctgccCCCCATGtagcagcgcacccgaccccactggttcctcccacaggtggtgggcccatgggctgaAGGGAGAGGAGCCCCGTCGCTTCTTCGGGCtgtgattatgattattataatgattattattatgatgttCTATCCCAGCGGTCCTTCTAGTTCTCAGCATCCCAGTCTGCACCCCCACAGCTCGAGTCATGTTATTAAAAACACTAAGTTATTAAttagtgtgtctctctctcttccctcccccctctctcgctctctcccccGTCTCAGTGCAACAGACGAGGCGTGGCGTCTCCTGTCCTCCTACCTTGACCTCCATCCGTCCTCTAACGGGCAGCATCATCGCTGCGTCATCAACAAGCTGCTGTCTCATGCTGTGCCGCTCCCCGATTGGCTCGTCTCTTCTTATAAGGTCAGTTCAGATTGGCTCGTCTCTGCTTACGAGGCCAGTCTGTCTCTGTGGGACCCTTTCCCAtaatgcatctgtgtgtgtcccagGGCGTGGACGCTGCAACCCTGCTGCGTCTCTACCTGAACTTTGACCTCCTGGACGCTGCAGCTGAGCTGGTGCTGGAGTACATCGACGCGCTGCTGGGACGGGGACACCAGTACTTTGGGATAGAGGTACTAATACTGCAAACCAgtacaatatcaatatatgtattataaaatatatgcaCAATAtacaaacttgtgtgtgtgtgtgtgtgtgtgtgtgtgtgtgtgtgtgtcacagagaCCTCTGTCTGCGACCTCCTCCTCCGTGTGGCTGCCCTACACCTCCATCGATCAGCTGTTACGTTCTCTGAACGAGACGCAGACCAGCAGCAACGtgagtcacttcctgttcacGCAGCACTTCCTGTTGACACGCCAAGGTGTTTTATGATGTTAATTAAGCGTTGTCATGGTTTCAGATTTATAATAAAGTTCGGGACAAACTGGCCGATTATCATCGTCTGGTGGAGCAGACGACCAAGCGGAGACTCGCCACCCGCTGATCCCTCGGCCAATCAGAGCCCTGATGATGTAATGAACCCAGTGTTTTGGGTTCAGTGtaaatcagctgtttgtgttccgtttttttataataatttgtaCTCGTCTTGTTTTCATCAGAATGTAAAAAGAATAACATTAAAGTTTGTTGCATTTCGAGTCCGTTGATCAataattactgtaaataatcatactaaactgactttttatgactttgagtTACACAATGCCACATCACTCGAGTTTGTCACATAGAGTTCCAGTGAACTTCTCCATCAGCTTCTTTAACTTGTGATTATGTTATGACTCATCATAAAGCATCTATCCATCGATCCAGCCCACTCTTACTCATAGTACAATATGCGAAAATTCATAGTTTGTTGAAACATTTGTACAGtgtcaaaagaaaatcaaaaagttGGCCATCGTTGTCTGCCCATTGACCTGCAACTTGTTTCTGGGTCAAATTTTATTAACgttaagttgtttttaatagtttccactagggctgcacgattatggccaaaatgataatcacgattaatttgatcaaaattttgatttttaatcaGTCCCCAAATGTTATAATCAGTCTGTTTATAACTGCTAGGGGTCGAATGGCGGACAcacgtgtgtatgaaacgtctgtatcttcactgcgctgcatttttatgaactatgatattctggccatgggtcacatctctggtccaggtccaggtccagcagctccgtctcacacgctgttactccaactgaagttagttgcattcaataacgtCTTCTGTGTTCTCGTgacggccgcgatagcagagttaccatggaaacactggtacaaatacaggtttgcctctcatgcttaacaatatacagctgtgttaataacaatatacagctatGGTAATAACAAAACTGTAGACAAGTGTCAGAAGTGTGGCGGGGCGCGgagagagatccaacacaggcacggctttacagatgaaatgggtcatgtaacgcaaaattaaaccatatccacaTAAACAGCATtacagcggatgcgaggacattagcaccggtgcgtcctagaggagctaacagacgctactagctaacagctaacagacgctactaatACCGACTAGCACTGAATGAAATGTTGCGTTTaaggtaaactggtaaaccttgagaccgacatATAACCGATTGCTATCTGTTGCGTTGTCCTCccgtccctctgtcctctgggactgtctccatctagagaCTAACCTGCACGGGTTGCAGGGATAACTCTGAtctactctgactggctcatgagcagacgggTTGACGGAGCAGTAGATCGGCTTTGCtaaaaacccggagcgttctaagaaatgacgctttaaaaaaaaaacgctcgatcacgcaaatttaatcgtgggaagtcaaaatcgtgatcgcgattaaaatacgattaattgtgcagccctagtttccACATGCCCGATGTTTGTCACTTCTCAACTTTTGGCgtctttttctgagcctttggAAGTTTAGCACCAAATTCTTTTCACAATTGCTTTTCTTCACAATATAAACTACCCAAATgtatgaaaattaaataaaaaaataaattaaaaactgaatattgTAACGTGTGAGGAGCGTCCACGTTACTTTTCTGGAAAATTTGTCCaaagttctgataaaaaaactttttgaaacTTCGTCAAACTTGACCTGGGGACACCAGGAAGGTTACCGGACCAGAACCTACTGGACTTGGACACAtttgatgcccccccccccctcccccttagAGAGGAGCAGTAGCTGTGTGTGCAGTGAGAGAAGGAGACGTCGTCTTCTCAGCGtggacaaataaaaagacatttattgtGCCAGACTCTACTGTACATATGAGACATAACGTAGTGTACCGCGGGTTACAGCAGCATGTAGTGATCGTATAAAAGGCTAAATGGAATGCTTGGTTCAGTAATACTGATGTGTACCATATAAAGACAAGTCTTATTAACATCGCCACGGCAACACGCCGCCGCTCAGCGAGTACCGCCAGCAAGTCATTATCTCATTAAGACGTGTTCAGGGGGAGTCCGTCTCCATTTGGCTGTCTCTGACAGGAAGTGGCAGAAAGAAGCTCCTCCCCTCTGTGACAGGAAGTGGCAGAAAGAAGCTCCTCCCCTCTGTGACAGGAAGTGGCAGAAAGAAGCTCCTCCCCTCTGTGACAGGAAGTGGCAGAAAGAAGCTCCGCCCCCTCTGTGACAGGAAGTGGCAGAAAGAAGCTCCGCCCCCTCTGTGACAGGAAGTGGCAACGTTGCTCCCCCCCTCTGTGACAGGAAGCGGCGGTGCATGTCACGCAGTGCTTTTGGTGGGCAGCTCCGTGCTGTTGTGCCGCGTCTTGCGCGAGGTGCCGTCGTCGCGCGGTCGCGCCTTCTGCAGGTTGGACATGGCGGCGGTGCGCTCGATGTCGATGAGGGCGTAGAGCTCGGTGCGGCGGGTGGGCGTGCTGGGCGGCGGCGGCGAGGTGGGGGTGCGCGGCGTGTGCGGGTTGCTGCCGTCGGACGCGCCCCTGTTCCCGCCGCCGTCCATCTCCACCTCGATGTAGTTGAGCGTTCTGGGCGGCTCGCTGTGCGCCGGCAGCCGGCGGAAATCAAAGTTGAAGACGGTAGGACCGTCGCCGCGGCGACGCGCTGTGTCAGGCCGGTGCGCGCTGAGCGGCGCCGTCACGTTCTCTGTGTTCACGTAGTTGTGCGAGGACTCCAGCGCGGCGGACAGCGGGTGGGAGTAGGAGTGTTGCAGCGCGGCGTGGGGGCCCTGCCCGTAGCCGTTGAGCGCCGGCGTCGCCACGGCGTCCTCGTCCTCGGCGCTCGGCTTCCTCGTCTCCCACACCGGCGGCAGCGGCGGCAGGTTCTCGTAGTCCAGCAGGGCCGTGCGGCGCTGGGCCGAGTTGTTGACATTCTGCAAGTCGGGGGTGAGGGGAGGCGGGCGGTGGCGGCGCGGCGCGGCGGAGCCGTTGGCGAGCGGCGGCGGCGTGCGCTCGTGTGGCGGATCCTCGGCATGGCCGTTAGTCTCTGGCGCCTCGCCggcctcctgctgctgcttcttttctttctccatcagCTGTCTCTGAACAGGGGTCGGGCCCAGCACGAAGCGCACCCCCGCTGGCTCCAGCAGCACCTGCGGCTCCGGCGGGGCAGGCGGCGGCTCACAGCGATGGCGGGGGGGAGGCGGCGGCGTCGGGGGACACTGAGACTGCGGGGAGGCGGGGCTCTCCAGAGGCGTGGTGGCGGTCAGCGGGCTCGGCTGCTCCTCCAGGAGACCCGCCGTGTTCACGTAGGTGTGCACctgcacacagcagcagcaggttatTAGCAACACAAAAGGTTTTCGATTATCAGACTCCTAAACctta contains:
- the LOC117948946 gene encoding fibroblast growth factor receptor substrate 2-like, which gives rise to MRVLHPLGSLNQNHELLLKVINVDDDGNELGSGVMELTDAELVLHTHRRDDVRWPYLCLRRYGYDSNLFSFESGRRCQTGQGIFAFKCSRAEEIFNMLQEVMHSHSISVVEEAVLEPSHTPAALGYSVPSVPNGVSRIPSVGEAPSHPSSRHPSVASTRLPSVGEESTHPLLVADDAVHTYVNTAGLLEEQPSPLTATTPLESPASPQSQCPPTPPPPPRHRCEPPPAPPEPQVLLEPAGVRFVLGPTPVQRQLMEKEKKQQQEAGEAPETNGHAEDPPHERTPPPLANGSAAPRRHRPPPLTPDLQNVNNSAQRRTALLDYENLPPLPPVWETRKPSAEDEDAVATPALNGYGQGPHAALQHSYSHPLSAALESSHNYVNTENVTAPLSAHRPDTARRRGDGPTVFNFDFRRLPAHSEPPRTLNYIEVEMDGGGNRGASDGSNPHTPRTPTSPPPPSTPTRRTELYALIDIERTAAMSNLQKARPRDDGTSRKTRHNSTELPTKSTA